Genomic segment of Malus domestica chromosome 15, GDT2T_hap1:
ttattattgCAGCCTACTGATTAAGTTTGTGAGGATCTCCCGTTGTATTTTAGGTTGCCATTCTCATTTTACTTGGACCTTTTACTTTATCTGTTGTTTATCGGGTTCATTTTGGGCCTTATTTTGATGCGGCGGTAGCGATGGTCTGATTTATTTTGTTTAAGATTAgagtatttttgttatttattattgCAGCCTACCGATTAAGTTTGTAAGGGTCTCCCGTTGTATCTTGGGTTGCTATTCTCACTTTACTTTGACCTTTTACTTTATCTGTTGTTTATCAGGTTCATTTTGGTCAAGAGATGTGCCACGTATCTGATTTATGCTGTTTGAGATAAGAGtctttttttgttatttattattgtagCCTACTGATTAAGTTTGTGAGGGTCTTCCGTTGCATTTGAGGTTGCTATTCTCATTTTACTTGGACCTTTTACTTTCTCTATTGTTTATCGGGTTCATTTTGGGCCTTATACtaattttggttgtaatgaAAGTTCTATCGACCAATTAAAAATGTGAAAACATAAGagtcttttttgtttttattattgcaGCCTACTGATTAAGTTTGTGAGGATCTTCCGTTGTATTTTGGGTTGCTATTCTCATTTTACTTGGACCTTTTACTTTATCTGTTGTTTATCGGGTTCATTTTGGGCCTTATTTTGATGCGGCGGCAGCGATGGTCTGATTTATGTTGTTTGAGATTAgagtatttttgttatttattattgCAGCCTACTGATTAAGTTTGTAAGGGTCTCCCGTTGTATCTTGGGTTGCTATTCTCACTTTACTTTGACCTTTTACTTTATCTGTTGTTTATCAGGTTCATTTTGGGCCTTAAACtaattttggttgtaatgaAAGTTCTATCGACCAATTAAAAATGTGAAAACATAAGAGCTAATCGAGTTTCTAGAGAAGGGAGGATTAAATTGAGTTTTAGTGGATGAAGTGTGATCAAACCGAGTTTTATGAAGCGTAGCCAAATTAAACCTATGATATTACATTTTTACCCATCCACatcagaaagaaaataaaaaaataaaaacatagtaaaatcgaacaaattttaattttcatagggTAAAGTTGTGATTTTTGAATTACATTGAGCGTATTATCAAAATTAAATTCTATAAAGCGTAACTAAACATAAGTTACATAACCCATACATTTTAAGTtggtcaatttttttattttcattttttaatatacCTTAAagtaattattaaattattccAATCCAATCTTTTTACTAAGAGTAACTACACCTCTAAATTATCTATGGACTATTACTCTCTAAGTTATTGAGGAAGGCAGTGAACAGTAACTACCAAAATGCATTTTCACCTCTAAACTGAATAATTCAGgcaattcatattaaaatatgaatttgtttataaaataataaaatatttttttatttttaatttcggatatgaGTGGATCGAACCATCTTCCAAAGTTCTTGTAACTTCTGCTTATTACCCATAATCAAAACATGATGTGCCCCATCCCTAGAGCTGCGTACAGCACAATGGCGTCTCCCATGGCGGCAGCTGCTACTGCTGGTGGTGGTTATGATCGAGGtctaaatatcgatattatcccgatattttcatcgaaattttcgtgtttttggactaccgatatttccgatatcatcgatattttagaccttgataggaactctatgtggtattaagtcactcatgtatcttaccatgaaatgtataaagtataaaagattgtactaattcattatatataaatgattacgGTGTGTTTAAacatctttcattaattactacatattttctacactcacaatgtttcccagctcactatataatcaacttaaatcaattaaatccatcatgcaatgcatttccttccaattttttgtgataaactattagataattgactaaataaatatcctgcaaagtttcaataaatttttttaagtttttcttataatttccgtggtttttattcaatttttatcgatatcgataatatcccgatatttccatcgaaatttccgtatttttagattaccaatatttccgatatcatctatattttataccttggttaTGATTTGCTTGTGTATCGCGTTTTGTGCCGCAATTTGAAGTGATTGAGAACAGAAATTCAACTGAAGAGAAATAATGTTGGTGAATGGCAGGTGCGCCCCAACTAATTTGTTAAGAGGAAAACACTAGTCAATCAAAACGACAAGGAAGTTGACCACGATTTGTTTGTCTTTTTATGTgttatttttattctttatcTTGTTTTTCTAATATAGTATTACGATTGGTCAAGAGATGTGCCACGTATCTTTCTTTTTAGCCATGAATTGAATAAAACATTTGTGGATAACAATTGTTAAATTCATACATTTGTCACTTAGTTTAATTACGATTGTCTCAACTTTTATTTAGGGCCATAAGATGTGGCGGTAACGGCGGTCTGGTTTATACTGCTTGAGGTtatgatttttttgttgtttgttatCATGGTTTACGAGTTTAAGTTTGTGAAGGTTTTTGTTGTATTTTGGGTTGCTATGTGGGGCGCAACCAAGTTGATGCGGGAGTTGATTCTGATGTGAAGGTCTTCTGTTGTATCTTGTGTTGCTATGTGGGGCGCAACCAAGTTGATGCGGGAGTTGATTCTGATGAGAGGGTGGGAGTCGTTGACGACAACCAAGGCTAATTTGGTGTCTGGAGGTATAGTAATTCAACCAATTCAAAATAAACCTTGTGAGCAGAGAGCATAGTGCATTGTCCCAATGTACTTGTATTTTCGTTTAATAAACGTAGTTTTCATCTTTCAGTTATGCTCATAGCAAAGGTGTTTTAGGTTAAGATAATTTATGCTTCGATGCGTAATTTAAACAGTATTATGACACTTTTAACGGCTTACAAGGACGAATCACTCGTAAGATCACACAGTATGCCCATGTTCATTCCGaagcttcgtcaccttctatgGAAGAACTAACGGCTTCAAATGATCGAAGGCTAGTCCTTTCTTGTAGGGATATTTCAAAATGCTTGACAGATTCTATTAGATTTTTTACAGTAGAAGGTTCACTGAGAAGGTACAGATTCTTTGATGTTTGCATTCCTTACACATGAGCCAACTTTTTGGTTCAGCAAAACAAGCATTCTTTTGGTCAATGACACATCTCAACATCTTTTATTTGGTTACCAAACGGGATCGATCCAAGAATGATTCTAAATGAGAGTGAGCCTTGACGTTATGAACATGTTGCTCCTCGGTGAAATATGTTGAAACAACCCATTTGCAAAAATGAAGTAAGACTGCCTACGATAGACGTTACCCAACCCTCGCAATGCGGAGAACCTTGTTAGTTTAGGGTGTTGATTCATTCACACGCAGTCTGTGTTAGAATCTGGACTAAGATGAAGGATCGGATACCCTCATCCAGgcgaaaaagaaaggaaaaacacaGAAGATGTAGCCAGCGTTAATTCATGTAACTTCACATAAGAACAAGTGCAGCAGTCTGACTCCATATCTTTCATTACAGCTATGGTACAAGTATCATATCGAAAGTTACCAAAAACATCAActttacaaacaaataattatctGCGACAAGCAAAGAGATTCTCCGAATCCAAGTCCTTATCAACAGCATGAACTGGGGAGGTGCTGGGCAAGATACACAAGATGCCAGCTAAGAGCCATTAGTGACGCGATGTTGAGGAACGACGAACATGTATTTAGCTTCTTCAGGCTCTCACGCATCTCGTTAAGCCTCTCAATATCAGGCTCAACCACCTGTTGCTCCCTCCTCGAGACTTGTGGAGGCGTCGTGATTGAGGGTTCGCCTTCAGTGGTagtctgctgctgctgctgctggccAGCCTCCCTGCTGATTCTGgcatcaacatgtactctctctcttcctcttccttcttccttctcgaTCTTCATTCTCTCAAACATCACCTGCACGCACATTCTATGCAATGAGAGCAAATACACACGGACCAAGCACACGCGCAAGAGCATAAATGAAATTACTTGGAACACTGCAACAAGACTGAAAATGAAGGCGAGTTTAGCAGAGCTGctaaaaaacaaggaaacacgGACAGCCAAATTCCATCCAAAACGCCGAGTAATTAACATACAAGGCAATTTTAAAGTATGCCTAGTAGCTATAGAAATCCTTGTCATTGTATCAGTAACAATAATAGAAAAGCAGAAAGACCTTCAACGCAATGAACTATGCTGATGGCCCCCAATTATAATGCACAAACTGTGAAAAATATAGGGTTCCAGACTCGCGAATTGTTTCAAGTGCTCATGTCGAACTATAAACACAGATGACCAAGAACGTATTGACGATTAACAATCATGCCTGTGAAGGGGATCAGGGAATGGCACACACCAGAGCCAAATCTGCTGGAAGACAAAATCCTCCGAACGATATCACGGCATAAACAAAGTAATTATATCAAAACAATCTACATCAGGATAAAATCATAAGAATATCAGAGCACTAATTGTACCGTGATTCCGaaatacaaaataataaaaagctaGTGGTCGATACAAGCATGCCATTAATATAGTATATGAACACCAGACATACAACTTATATATGATtctatataattttttgttgacGATTACCTTAGTGGATCGAGGCTCCAAGTACATCATATTGAATAAGATCATGGAAAGAGCAGCGATAAGATTATAGTTCTGCAACATATCCGCCGCCTTCCCTCGAAACAATGAGCTTCTATGTCTCCACAGATGACCCAACAATGCCATCCCAACACTATACGCCATGGCCTTGAAATAAACCTTGTAAATCTTGCTCTGTACCATCCCAAACTGCTGCGGCGGCAGACTCCACGCCAACACGTGGCTCGACACGAACGTAATCCACATGCACATTCCGTAAGCCGTAGCCAGCCCGAATAGATGCGCCACGGACATCAAACCCTCCAGTAAGTCACCCGATGCTATGGACCTGAATGCACCGTACCAGAACTCTCTTACTTTGTCCCTCGACTGATGCAGCCTCTTCTGGGTCCCACTTTTGAGCTCCTCCGCTCCAGCCTTAACCTTACCAGCTGCTTCCTCCGCAGTCTCTTTCGCTTCTTTCGCTTTTTCAGCCAAGTCACTTTTGAGCTCCTCCGCTCCAGCCTTCACCTTAAAAGCTGCTTCCTCCGCGGTCTCTTTagcttcttttgctttttccgCCAACGTGTCCCCCATGTCCTTGGCCGTCTTGGAGGCGTTCTTTGCTTTTTCCATTGGGTCTCTAGCAGTTTCCTCAACCTCGTGCGCCTTATCCGACACCGTATCTTTCGCCCTCTCGTACACATTTTCGACCGCCTCGCCTGCCCTGTGTGCCGCCTCACCTACCTTATGCGCCGCCTCCTTTGCCCCGTGTGCTGTCTCCTTACAAATCTCCTTTTTGGTCTCGATAGCACTTGCAATGTTGTGCTTGCATCTTCCGTAGGCATCGCACATGAGCTCTTTCGGACTGTGACCCTCGCCATGGCCTTGGCCAAAGTTAGCGAGACCAGAGGCCGCTTCTTTGATGTTTTCCATGGAGTTGTCGAAAGCCCTAGAAATCTTCGAGGGCGACGATACTTCATTTTCGGAGAAGGAAGAAGACTCTCTGCGGGGTGGATGGCCGTGTTCCGGCGAGATTGAGACTTTGGTTTTGTGGTGGCCATGCTCATCGTACTCCACGACAACCACCCTGTGCCCATTTTTGACAATGACTTCCTGATCCCTAGCATGCTGCTGCTGAGGACCTTCTTGCCTCTGCTTCTGCTGCTGGGTCTGATCACTTGGTGGGCTGGCAGACGGAAACCACACCCCAGCGGTTACCAGTGAAGTCACAACAAGGAACAGAGCCACAAAGTTCAtcattttctgggttttgatttCTGCGTAAGCACGAATAATACGATGATTTCTTGCTTTTTAAAATCACAAACAAATGGGTGAgggttttctttgtttgctcaGTGTCGCAAAACAACGGTGGGAGCGAAGGGTTGGGGTTGTGTACGAAATTGGCACTTGTTGTTGGTGTGCGACGTGGCGCTTAGGTGCTTGACATGTACTGCGTTGCGAGAGGAGTCGACACGTGTTCACCTGGATGGCCACGTCGATTAGTTCGTGTCAATTGGAAAATGCTTGAGCTATTGCCCATGGCTTCACTGCTTCCCGAGTGTTCCTATCTGTGTTTATAATCATCCATTTATGTGATACattcaaaaaaattattccTGCAAGAATCATTTCAACCGAAGATCCTTTGATATTTTAATGTAATACAAATTGGCAGGGTAATAACCAAGTAATATCTTTATAATCAATCATCAATTTATGTGATATATTTGACTGATTGAATGATCTCTcacataattattttttgtaaaaCTAATATTTAAATGAAGATTAATAAATTGAATAGTTTAATCATTGATTTTATTAGCCATCACCAATGACTAACGATAGAGTCCATTCCGTGAAGTAGAATAATTAagaaatgagagatttttcagtgacTGTCATACGAGATGGTACAACACGTGTCTCTATATAAATAGTAAGTTATatgtgttaaaatgttaataacttaaaaattaaaatttttcaccacttatataaaaacacgtaatATACCATTCGTATttccgtcacaattaaaaatttctcctaagAAAGGAGGGGGCGTTGAAGCCCATTGGAAGTGTGACACTCACACCCTCGAGCTGCTCGATTGGAGGACCGTGCTGTTCAACTCCAAGTTTAGCTGCTCGAAGATCGGCAATGAGACAATTGATACGCACTAAATTGTAAAAGATCGGCAAGTCTCATATGGCATGGTCAGAGTCTTAAAGCATATGACCATTTTTGATCATCACCTTTAATAAATAATGATGTGTATGAACTCGTttggaaatacttttaaaataaaattgattttgggtttcaaaagtaCTTTAAGTGCTCTCTCTACAAGACGCACAGATCTGGTGTTTCTTctaaaaagcacttaaagtgttgGTTTTTTTAggattcacttaaatttttactaaatattgattttgaaaatatttggacaaaaaacgcttttagttattttaaaaacatttcaaacaagCCCTATATGTAAACATATATTATGAAATATGTGTACGTGttgatttttcctattttagAGCTCATTTATGTTGGGCTTGTAATGTTTTCCAAGCCCATGTAAATCATTTGTTTGGAAGAGTGGGCCTTGTCTCAATCAAAAGTTTCACCTGACTTCAAAAAAGCTATCCTTGGCAAAATCATGTTCGCCGTCACCCGCATCCTGCGATGTCCCGActcctccctctctttctctctcccataTTCGCAAATGTATCGACTCTCCACATGGACGCAGAGAAAGAGCAGCGGAGACAGAAAAAGCTGTGTTTTTTTCTCCGTCTGAAACTGAAGTAGTCGctatgaaaaagaagaaataaccGAACCGCATGCACCGCCTGGACCACCTAAACCgtctaggcggccgcctaatTCTTTTTCCAATTGTCCAAATGCCTACGGCAAAATAGCGGCAGTTAGCCATTGCCTAGAGCTGAGCccatttttagaacagtgagcCTAGCGCTTAgcccgatttttagaacagtgactCGATATAGTTGCAGAAGCTGAGTATAGAGGCATGACCAAGGGCGAAGCTACTTGGTGGGGCGGTTCCTGGAACCGCCCCTCTGGTCCCGTCGGAAGTGAGCAATCCCGTCTGGTTGTCTGGTTTTTGGTGCTCTGCAATAGAGCCCAGTGCTGCTGtgtttctgttttcaattttcaaacccAGGCCAATAAATTTTTGGCCAAATTGGAAAAATGATCGTATTCAGAAACTCGGATTTAAAAACCCTGGTCCGTTATCAAATTTAGCCCATAAGTAATTTTTTCGTTAATTATCTGTTAATACATGGGTAAAATTGTACTTTGACATGTGACCTCTTCCTCGTCTCTCTGCTCTCTCTGTAATTTGAATTTTCACAAAACCAATTCTGAGAAAACCGTCATTGAGATCAGCAGGAAGCTTCAAGACTGGCCTCTCATTGCTTTCTACGAACAGCAAGAATTGAAAGGCTTGAAAGACTGTCCTCTCGCAGGACATGCTCAATGTTCCAGTCCTCTATATCATTGGAGCTTTTTCATGGCAGACCTTAATGTGTGGTCTGCTAGGAATTCCTCCATCAAATGGAGTCATCCCACAGTCTCCAACGCATATAAAGAGTTTAGCTACTCTTAAACACCAGGTAATCACACAAAACCTTTTGTTTATCGAACTGTATGGAAATATGCAAGATGCCTATCGACAGATGCAGACGCCTTTGGTTTACTAGGAGGCCTCATCTCGAGTATGACAAGAATATATAttttgattttcaaattttttgataTAATAAACCTGTGGCTTTGATTTGCAATGGCAAGAAGGCTGTAGTTTAGAACATTTGATGATATTAATTACCAGGTGATCATCGTGCTTTAATTGAAACACTTTTGTATTGCAGGGACTAAATGAATTAATAGAATCAACCATCCAGGCAGCTTCAAGTATGGGAAATTATTGGATGCACCAGTTGATGAGACAGTATTTGATATTGAGAAATAGATTGATGATTTATTGCCGGTTGAGGTGAAGGAGCAGCGTCTCAGTAACCTGCTTCAAGCGGTATTGGTGGGGATGTGTTACAGAGAGAGCAGAGAGATGGGGAAGAGGCACATGTCAAAGTACAATTTTACACATGTATTAATAGATAGACTTTTGAATTAAATTTGTTAGCGGAGTACACACAGGAGTTTAAATCCAAGTTCTTTTTAGCACAAGGGTTATCTTCCAAATACCTTATAACCACATGAATCATTTATCTAATTTGGCCTAAATTTTTTgggcaaataatttttttttaagtagaaTGGTGAGTTTAGTTTCTATTAAAAACTGATAGCAGGAGACCTTGCTTTGTTTGTCGTTTAGTAGCACGTGATCGTCAAGGACTTATCATTGACAATTAACATCCTTGTAGTCTTCTTTCTCGTGGGATTTTTTAAAAGATTTCAAGGCCAGAACTTTCCTAATAATTTCAATATAGAATAGGAGCTCATTTCAAGACTTTGATTTTTCCTTTTGAGTCGGAACTGATttcattctaattttttttttcttttatgattctctaactcttatgcatgagtgctagcattttagAATCGAAACTGACAGTTAGCACAAGAGTTAGAGAATTAGGAAAGGTTTTCAAGGCTTTGATTCTTCAAGGCCTTCTGTTTGGCTCTGTTATTCTCGTCTCCTCCTCCGTTGAAACTGAGACATCCAAAGATAATAAgaaaggttaattaattattaattagtgTATCCagtcttcttttcttttatgtatGCTAGCTAGTTAAATATTAGTTTACGCTTTGGTAGATAAGGTCTTTTTTCTTCAACCCACTATATGTCTTAATTTAAAACAATTGCACATCATCAATATGGTTACATTTTTACATATTCGACATACATATGCacccagtggcggatccaggaaataatgtttGGAGAGTCAATAAGGATAGCGCGTGCAgcgcgaaatttttttttaacagaaacgGCATGCATATCGTCATTTCATCGGGTCTTGGTAGGATAGCGCGACCAGCTACTCCAAAATCCTTGTTCAAAGGTCCTGAACGTTCAAACATGGAGGAAGAGATTGCTTCAACTTGTCGGCCTTCTCGGAATcaaacacacaaagtgtgtaaagGTACTTGGAGCACCGAACCTTGAACTTGACAGCATCCTTGGTCCTCTTGATTTTGACATTGCGGGCATCCTTCCTTCTTGCAGTTAGAAGGAAATCCTTGTCCTCTATTTTATGAGAGTAAAATCTCACACAACGATTGTGCAAAACAATCCAACGTTACCTTTACTGTGTCCAAGAATTGCCCTGGGTGCACGTTTCGCCCTAGAGAAGTATTCGACCACAGAGTGCAAGTCATCAGCCTCTCGCTGATAGTTACCATACTGAAAGGTGCCTTCACTTTCCCTGACAACCAAAAATACCACAACTAATCAGCATCAATGTAATCTTAGAtctcaaattgaaaaaaaatgcaaactttGCAAGTACGAACAGTATGATAAGGAAAGAGCCAGGCTTACAACTATGAAACTAACGAGGTGCACACAACGAAACTCTACACAGACCCTGCAACCGAAGTCTTTTTCTTCTCGCGCGCACgcctttccttcttcttcaacctgcaaccgaagtctttttcttctttcagacATTTCATCGAACACGTGGTGTgcagctccaagaggtcgcaATAGCAGCTCCAAGGGGTCGCACCAGCAGCTCCAAGGGACCTCTAAGGTTatttccatggcttccaaggggtcgtgcgaccccaTTGACCCCACTGTGGCTCCGCCTCTGTATGCACCCATTACATATGTACAGCCGACTAAACCACATGTATGTACTCAATTATTAAATTTGTCATAGAGTACaagaatttgaatttgttttcacTAAGTTCATCATAGTGTCACAATTCGTAATTAATATTGATAAATTATGAACGTCATTAATATTTTCTACCATCTAAAATGATTTGGTTGTCTCCATAATTCTTTAACCTTGCACCCTTTTAAATCCGCCTATTCCCTCGCcaattcctggcttcgccactgggcATGACaaatgaattatgtgaattgttCTAGTTTAAGAGATTGCTTACTGAATTAGGATTTGCTCCGGGGATTTGCAATGATTCTCTATAGTTGTTGATATTGCACGTAATTCAATTCAACATAATCGTACCAAGCATGTTGAAGTGGACAAATATTTCATTAGGAGAGATTGGAGTACCAAATTATTCAGTGCATTCGTAAAGTCTGAGGACCAATTGGCAAGTATTCCAACAAAGGCGGTTGCTAGTAAGGGTTTTATAACTCGCTCAACAAGTTAAGCGTATGTAGCATTTATGTACTATCTTTAGAAATTATTGCGTGTGTCATAGTCCAATAGTCATTGTAATAGGATTTCTACTCTATTGTAAAATTCTCATGTACTCAACCTCCACAAATATGAATTACTTCACAAACTCTAgacttattttttttagtaaaacgATCACATACGTATGTGTTCATACTAAAGAAAGATCGCCTTTATCTTTTGATTTCACTCACCCGAGTTCGAAACCCCCACCTCCCTTACCTCgaatccacataataaaaaagaaaacaaaataagaccGCTTCTCTTTGTATACATCCTCTTacgttttcaatcatttattGCAAAAGCAAATATATAATTTGGTAGATGTAACGTTATCcacataataaaaaagaaaacaaaataagaccGCTTCTCTTTGTATACATCCTCTTacgttttcaatcatttattaCAAAAGCAAATATATAATTTGGTAGATGTAACGTTTTGTGTAACAACCTGATGTCGCACCTTACCTTGTGTGAGCTATCAGCACATGACCAAATTGTGATTTACTTACACCAAAGTCTTGTGCCAACTGGCACACCACAAGAACCTGGTTTTCTTCGTCCTACATTTCACAATTGaaacataaaatatatatttgattaaataaagtaaaataaaataaagtaaaataa
This window contains:
- the LOC103416320 gene encoding late embryogenesis abundant protein D-29, which gives rise to MMNFVALFLVVTSLVTAGVWFPSASPPSDQTQQQKQRQEGPQQQHARDQEVIVKNGHRVVVVEYDEHGHHKTKVSISPEHGHPPRRESSSFSENEVSSPSKISRAFDNSMENIKEAASGLANFGQGHGEGHSPKELMCDAYGRCKHNIASAIETKKEICKETAHGAKEAAHKVGEAAHRAGEAVENVYERAKDTVSDKAHEVEETARDPMEKAKNASKTAKDMGDTLAEKAKEAKETAEEAAFKVKAGAEELKSDLAEKAKEAKETAEEAAGKVKAGAEELKSGTQKRLHQSRDKVREFWYGAFRSIASGDLLEGLMSVAHLFGLATAYGMCMWITFVSSHVLAWSLPPQQFGMVQSKIYKVYFKAMAYSVGMALLGHLWRHRSSLFRGKAADMLQNYNLIAALSMILFNMMYLEPRSTKVMFERMKIEKEEGRGRERVHVDARISREAGQQQQQQTTTEGEPSITTPPQVSRREQQVVEPDIERLNEMRESLKKLNTCSSFLNIASLMALSWHLVYLAQHLPSSCC